One Polyangiaceae bacterium DNA window includes the following coding sequences:
- a CDS encoding efflux RND transporter permease subunit, translating into MLSRIIVWSLSHRFIVILATLAVAVLGAISFRRLPIDAFPDTTPVQVQINTVAPALSPIEIERQITAPIEQAISGLPKLDEVRSISRFGLSQVTVVFEEGTDIYLARQVAMERLQSVSLPPNIERPTLGPVATGLGEVFHYLVSGEDKSLSELRTANDWIVKPQLRSVRGVAEVNAWGGDERQIHVVVDPKELQRRGLTLSQLAEAIEQNNANVGGGSLDRAGEATLVQGIAIATRPSDIEDMVITAHAGVPVRVRDVAKVVEGREIRRGAVTADGKGEVVLGLGFMLMGENSHDVTSRLKVRLAEIKKSLPPGIEVNAVYDRTEIVDLVLRTVRTNLLEGGILVIAILFVFLGNLRAGLVVASAIPLSMLFASNFMLRFGIAGSLMSLGAIDFGLVVDSSVIMVENATRRLAEDKGERPVSEVVRDAALEVRKPTMFGELIIMIVYLPILFLEGVEGKLFRPMALTVIFALVGSMILSLTLMPVLASFMLPRRTVERENFVVRLLLRAYRPALHFVLRHRRFVVAIAVVMLGGAVALSTRLGSEFVPRLNEGAIVINTIRLAGVSVDESTRYGLQIEKTLREKFPDEIARVWTRTGSAEVATDPMGIELSDVFVTLTPRERWKRGATQDELVRAMQGELENLPGMRMVFTQPIEMRVNEMTAGVRSDIGVKLFGEDFDILKEKAREIEAVLKAIPGAADIVTEQVTGQPLLQVEVDRAAIARHGIPAHEVLDVVASLGTREVGQMQEGEKRFPISLRLDERYRTDIEAVGRILITAANGTQIPLSSVARLRVVESPSSINREWAKRRIVVQANVRGRDVGSFVREANAQIDEKVVLPAGYYVRYGGQFEHLERAQERLLIVVPAALALIFALLYFTYGRVLDVARVFTGVPFAAIGGIVALWMRGLPFSISAGVGFVALSGVSVLADIVLVSTVRQLLATGMPLRDAVEQAAERRLRPVLMTALVASLGFLPMAINTGVGAEVQRPLATVVIGGVISSTLLTLLVLPALYIAFGAVKQGEGNAREQSNAPT; encoded by the coding sequence ATGCTGAGCCGAATCATCGTGTGGTCGCTGAGCCACCGTTTCATCGTCATTCTCGCGACCCTAGCTGTCGCGGTCTTGGGGGCGATCTCTTTTCGCCGCCTGCCCATTGATGCTTTCCCCGACACCACGCCGGTGCAGGTGCAAATCAACACCGTCGCCCCGGCCCTGTCGCCCATTGAAATCGAGCGGCAAATCACGGCCCCTATTGAGCAGGCCATTTCGGGGCTTCCCAAGCTCGACGAAGTGCGCTCGATATCGCGGTTTGGTTTGTCCCAGGTTACCGTGGTTTTCGAGGAGGGAACCGATATTTATCTGGCGCGGCAGGTTGCCATGGAGCGCCTGCAAAGTGTGTCGTTGCCCCCGAACATCGAGCGCCCGACGCTCGGGCCGGTCGCAACGGGACTCGGTGAGGTTTTCCATTACCTCGTTTCGGGTGAAGACAAAAGCCTGAGCGAGCTGCGCACCGCAAACGATTGGATCGTCAAACCGCAGCTCCGTTCGGTGCGCGGCGTGGCCGAAGTAAACGCTTGGGGCGGCGATGAGCGACAAATCCACGTCGTCGTCGATCCCAAGGAGCTGCAGCGGCGTGGTCTTACGCTTTCGCAGCTCGCCGAAGCCATCGAGCAAAACAACGCGAACGTTGGTGGCGGGAGCCTCGATCGAGCCGGCGAAGCGACGCTCGTGCAGGGCATCGCGATTGCCACGCGCCCGAGCGATATCGAAGACATGGTCATCACGGCCCACGCGGGCGTGCCCGTTCGAGTTCGTGACGTCGCAAAGGTCGTCGAGGGGCGGGAGATTCGTCGCGGGGCCGTGACGGCCGATGGCAAGGGCGAGGTTGTCCTTGGTCTGGGCTTCATGCTCATGGGTGAAAACAGCCATGACGTGACGAGTCGCTTGAAAGTGAGGCTCGCCGAAATCAAAAAGAGTTTGCCTCCGGGAATCGAGGTCAACGCAGTTTATGACCGCACCGAGATCGTGGATCTCGTCCTGCGCACTGTGCGGACGAACCTGCTCGAGGGTGGCATTCTGGTCATCGCCATCCTGTTCGTTTTTCTGGGCAACCTTCGCGCTGGGCTCGTAGTCGCGTCGGCCATCCCGCTGTCCATGCTCTTCGCCTCGAATTTCATGCTGCGATTCGGGATCGCGGGCAGCTTGATGAGCCTCGGTGCCATTGATTTCGGCCTCGTCGTCGATAGCTCGGTCATTATGGTGGAAAACGCCACGCGGCGCCTTGCGGAGGACAAGGGCGAGCGACCCGTGAGCGAAGTCGTGCGCGACGCAGCGCTCGAAGTGCGCAAACCGACGATGTTCGGCGAATTGATCATCATGATCGTCTATTTGCCGATTCTTTTCCTCGAAGGTGTCGAAGGAAAGCTTTTTCGGCCCATGGCGCTGACCGTCATTTTCGCGCTCGTCGGTTCGATGATTCTTTCGCTCACGCTGATGCCGGTGCTGGCGAGTTTTATGTTGCCGCGCCGAACCGTGGAGCGGGAGAACTTTGTTGTCCGTTTGCTTTTGCGCGCGTATCGCCCGGCACTTCACTTCGTGCTTCGTCATCGCCGGTTTGTCGTGGCTATCGCCGTGGTCATGCTGGGCGGAGCGGTCGCTCTGTCGACAAGGCTCGGCTCCGAATTCGTCCCGCGGCTTAACGAAGGCGCAATCGTGATCAATACGATTCGGCTCGCGGGCGTCTCGGTGGACGAGTCGACGCGTTATGGCCTGCAAATCGAGAAAACATTGCGCGAGAAGTTTCCCGACGAAATCGCGCGCGTCTGGACACGCACGGGATCGGCGGAAGTGGCCACCGATCCGATGGGTATCGAGCTGTCCGACGTATTCGTCACACTTACACCTCGAGAACGATGGAAGCGTGGCGCAACGCAGGACGAGCTCGTGCGCGCGATGCAGGGAGAGCTCGAAAACCTGCCCGGCATGCGCATGGTCTTTACGCAACCCATTGAAATGCGGGTCAATGAAATGACTGCCGGGGTTCGCTCGGACATTGGGGTCAAACTCTTCGGTGAAGACTTCGATATTCTGAAGGAGAAGGCGCGTGAAATCGAGGCGGTCCTGAAAGCCATTCCAGGCGCTGCCGATATCGTTACGGAGCAAGTCACGGGACAACCGCTGCTTCAGGTCGAGGTCGATCGAGCGGCAATCGCCCGTCACGGGATTCCCGCGCACGAGGTACTGGACGTCGTGGCATCGCTCGGGACACGCGAAGTCGGTCAGATGCAAGAGGGTGAAAAGCGTTTCCCCATTTCGCTGCGCCTCGACGAACGATATCGCACCGATATCGAAGCCGTGGGTCGCATTCTGATTACGGCAGCCAATGGCACGCAAATCCCGCTTTCGAGCGTGGCTCGGCTGCGCGTGGTCGAAAGCCCGTCGTCCATCAATCGAGAGTGGGCCAAGCGGCGGATTGTGGTGCAAGCCAATGTGCGAGGTCGGGATGTAGGCTCGTTCGTGCGGGAGGCAAACGCGCAGATCGACGAGAAAGTCGTGCTGCCCGCGGGCTATTATGTGCGTTATGGGGGTCAATTCGAGCACCTCGAGCGTGCGCAAGAACGGCTGCTCATTGTGGTGCCTGCCGCGCTCGCGCTGATCTTCGCCTTGCTCTACTTCACGTACGGGCGTGTCCTGGATGTGGCGCGCGTATTTACAGGCGTGCCGTTCGCGGCAATTGGTGGAATCGTGGCCCTGTGGATGCGCGGGCTCCCGTTCAGCATTTCGGCAGGCGTGGGGTTTGTTGCGCTTTCGGGCGTTTCGGTGCTTGCCGATATCGTGCTCGTGTCGACGGTGCGCCAGCTCTTGGCCACCGGGATGCCCCTTCGCGATGCGGTCGAGCAGGCCGCAGAGCGCAGGCTTCGTCCGGTCCTCATGACGGCCCTCGTTGCGAGCCTTGGGTTCTTGCCGATGGCAATCAATACCGGCGTCGGTGCCGAAGTGCAGCGCCCCTTGGCAACGGTCGTCATTGGCGGGGTCATCTCGTCGACGCTACTCACGCTGCTGGTCCTACCGGCGCTGTACATTGCGTTTGGCGCGGTGAAACAAGGGGAGGGAAATGCGCGTGAGCAATCGAATGCACCGACCTGA
- a CDS encoding efflux RND transporter periplasmic adaptor subunit: MRRHIVAALALLLGLAGCGRDPKQSSGGPASSAQSSPAKPDSEGKLCEHGVLGMVCPKCHPKLAAVFQAKGDWCSEHGFPESFCPTCHPERGGRPAADVSGNDGAKTGAESKAPADGTKIRFKTKETARLAGIQMVKTEARQNAGGVVATARIAYDATRLAHINARAPGIVRTLKVDIGAQVKKKDALAVIESAEVSADRSKLQAAQARVAIAQKNHERYVALQKSGFSSEKDVLTAEQELAAAKAEYAALATGLSIIGAGGGAGGSYTLTSPISGVVTQRGATVGKLVGLEELLFEVVDTSAMWAELDVPEAELAGIAVGQAVTLDVDGFAGRTFSGTITYLSPQIDLATRTVRARVPLENADGALRSNMYGRARISVGAARASVMVPDAAVQRAKDVHLVFVRLAEDEYETRHVELGIREGNLVEIRKGVRPGEDVVTTGSFLLKTETLKESIGAGCCDAD; the protein is encoded by the coding sequence GTGCGTCGCCATATTGTCGCCGCCCTGGCGCTCCTTTTGGGGCTTGCTGGGTGCGGTCGAGACCCGAAGCAATCGTCCGGGGGCCCGGCGAGCTCTGCCCAGTCGAGCCCTGCAAAGCCGGATAGCGAGGGCAAACTCTGCGAGCATGGAGTGCTCGGAATGGTTTGTCCAAAATGCCACCCGAAGCTTGCGGCCGTCTTTCAGGCCAAAGGCGACTGGTGCTCTGAACACGGCTTTCCGGAGTCGTTTTGTCCCACGTGCCACCCGGAACGCGGCGGACGTCCCGCGGCGGATGTGAGTGGAAACGATGGAGCCAAGACTGGCGCGGAATCCAAGGCCCCCGCAGACGGGACCAAGATCCGGTTCAAAACGAAGGAGACCGCTCGGCTCGCGGGAATTCAGATGGTAAAGACCGAAGCCCGGCAAAATGCTGGCGGTGTCGTCGCCACGGCGCGGATCGCCTACGATGCCACGCGGCTTGCGCATATCAACGCGCGGGCACCGGGCATCGTACGCACCCTGAAAGTCGACATTGGCGCGCAGGTCAAAAAGAAGGACGCGCTTGCGGTCATCGAAAGCGCAGAAGTCAGTGCGGATCGCTCCAAGCTCCAAGCTGCGCAAGCGCGGGTCGCGATCGCGCAAAAGAACCACGAGCGATATGTGGCGCTGCAAAAGTCGGGCTTCAGTTCCGAGAAAGACGTACTCACGGCAGAGCAGGAGCTGGCGGCGGCCAAGGCCGAGTATGCGGCACTTGCTACCGGGCTGTCCATTATCGGCGCTGGCGGTGGCGCGGGCGGATCATACACGCTCACTTCGCCAATCAGCGGCGTCGTGACCCAGCGTGGAGCCACCGTAGGAAAGCTCGTCGGGCTCGAGGAACTGCTTTTCGAGGTCGTGGACACATCGGCCATGTGGGCGGAGCTCGACGTTCCCGAGGCCGAGCTCGCGGGCATCGCGGTGGGGCAGGCCGTGACGCTCGATGTCGATGGATTCGCGGGGCGCACGTTCAGCGGAACCATTACCTACCTGAGCCCGCAGATCGATCTTGCGACGCGCACGGTTCGGGCTCGCGTTCCCCTGGAAAATGCAGATGGTGCACTGCGCAGCAACATGTACGGGCGAGCGCGCATCTCCGTCGGTGCAGCACGCGCGAGCGTCATGGTGCCCGACGCTGCTGTACAGCGAGCAAAAGACGTGCACCTTGTATTCGTTCGGTTGGCGGAGGACGAATATGAGACTCGGCATGTCGAGCTCGGTATTCGCGAGGGCAACCTCGTCGAAATTCGCAAAGGCGTGCGCCCCGGCGAAGACGTCGTAACCACGGGCAGCTTTCTGCTCAAGACCGAGACGTTGAAGGAGAGCATCGGCGCGGGCTGCTGCGACGCCGACTGA
- a CDS encoding IS1634 family transposase: MHARRKESVAWSTMAAVLVIARLCEPSSELHIAEDWYRKTALEDILDLPVERVNDDRLYRALDELLPHKEAIEKHLRKRLGELFSIEYDLLLYDVTSTYFEGLAEKNELAKRGHSRDHRSDCKQVCIALVVTREGLPLGYEVFPGNRSDMTTVKEIVESMERRFGIAQRVWVMDRGMGSEANVKWLESTGRRYLIGTPKAAMKSWREAILDSAGWTAIRDGLS, translated from the coding sequence GTGCATGCCCGAAGGAAAGAGTCCGTCGCATGGTCCACGATGGCGGCGGTTTTGGTCATTGCACGACTGTGCGAGCCATCCAGCGAATTGCACATCGCCGAGGATTGGTATCGCAAAACGGCGCTCGAAGACATTCTCGATTTACCAGTGGAGCGGGTCAACGATGACCGGCTGTATCGCGCGCTCGACGAGCTTTTGCCGCACAAAGAAGCCATCGAGAAACATTTGCGCAAGCGACTCGGCGAATTGTTCTCGATTGAATACGATCTGCTGTTGTACGATGTGACGAGCACATATTTCGAGGGGCTTGCGGAGAAAAACGAGCTCGCCAAGCGCGGACACAGTCGCGATCACCGCTCGGATTGCAAGCAGGTTTGCATCGCGCTCGTCGTCACGCGTGAAGGACTTCCGCTTGGCTACGAGGTTTTCCCGGGAAACCGTAGCGACATGACGACGGTCAAAGAAATCGTCGAGAGCATGGAACGAAGATTTGGCATCGCGCAACGCGTATGGGTCATGGATCGCGGGATGGGCAGCGAAGCGAATGTGAAATGGCTTGAATCAACGGGCAGACGGTATTTGATTGGCACGCCCAAAGCAGCGATGAAATCTTGGCGTGAGGCGATTTTGGATTCGGCGGGCTGGACGGCAATTCGTGACGGATTGAGTTAA
- a CDS encoding TolC family protein, producing MNRFYWLAFAITATACSSFVVEARAGAASCAPINRANLVRCALEGSLAAKAERQSLEAAEARQEAARPVLPSNPVLEVSGARRAAAGQAPVINWYATLSQEIEIAGQRDARKRVADAERETQKRAVAKTDRDVAAAAWRAYFEAIAAREEMRLDEQLEALTAKVATATRAAADKGLAPGVDADVAESTHLRVAQDRIAASRRAQIAKSALMASMGLDPRVDVSIEGDLVPLSNVEAFIQKQDARAVEDRPEVQALEAAGRAHEARASLYRRSRVPNPTFSIFVQNDGFNERVFGVGLSLPITLPQPVGRTYAGEIAESEALSRRAKTEAEQARREIRLDLANARASFAATRAQSELYTPERLGRADQSLRAIASEIEAGRLAVRDAIVVQQSLVELLRAGLETRKNLALASVDLALAAGYPLERGAP from the coding sequence ATGAACCGTTTCTATTGGCTTGCGTTCGCCATTACGGCGACTGCATGTTCGTCGTTCGTCGTCGAAGCTCGCGCGGGAGCGGCGTCGTGCGCGCCGATCAACCGCGCCAACCTGGTTCGCTGCGCGCTCGAAGGAAGCCTTGCGGCGAAAGCAGAACGCCAGAGCCTCGAAGCCGCAGAGGCTCGACAAGAGGCTGCACGCCCGGTTTTACCATCAAACCCGGTCCTCGAGGTGTCGGGGGCTCGTCGAGCCGCGGCGGGCCAGGCACCAGTGATCAACTGGTACGCGACGTTGTCCCAAGAAATCGAGATTGCGGGGCAGCGGGATGCAAGGAAACGCGTCGCAGACGCCGAGCGCGAGACGCAAAAAAGGGCCGTGGCAAAGACGGATCGCGATGTCGCGGCGGCAGCATGGCGAGCCTATTTCGAGGCCATTGCGGCTCGGGAAGAAATGCGCCTCGACGAGCAGCTCGAAGCGCTCACTGCAAAAGTGGCGACAGCGACACGCGCAGCGGCAGACAAGGGCCTCGCGCCCGGCGTGGACGCGGACGTGGCGGAGTCGACCCACCTGCGCGTTGCACAGGACCGAATCGCTGCCTCTCGACGGGCCCAGATTGCCAAGTCTGCGCTGATGGCGTCAATGGGGCTCGATCCGCGCGTCGACGTGAGCATCGAGGGCGATCTCGTGCCGTTGTCCAATGTCGAAGCATTCATTCAAAAGCAAGATGCACGCGCTGTCGAGGATCGACCCGAGGTGCAGGCGCTCGAAGCTGCCGGGCGTGCGCACGAGGCGCGAGCGTCGCTTTATCGGCGCTCCCGAGTCCCCAATCCGACGTTTTCGATATTCGTGCAAAACGATGGATTCAATGAGCGCGTGTTTGGCGTGGGACTTTCGCTCCCCATTACGTTACCGCAGCCGGTGGGACGCACGTACGCCGGCGAAATTGCCGAGTCTGAAGCGTTATCTCGGCGCGCGAAGACCGAAGCAGAGCAAGCCCGCCGAGAAATTCGTCTCGATCTTGCCAATGCCCGAGCGTCGTTCGCTGCCACGCGCGCCCAAAGCGAATTGTACACTCCCGAGCGGCTGGGGCGTGCTGATCAAAGCCTGCGCGCCATTGCATCTGAAATTGAAGCAGGCCGCCTCGCCGTTCGTGATGCAATCGTCGTGCAACAAAGTCTCGTGGAACTGCTGCGAGCGGGCCTCGAGACCAGGAAAAACCTTGCCCTGGCGTCTGTCGATCTGGCACTGGCCGCAGGGTATCCGCTTGAACGAGGTGCCCCATGA
- a CDS encoding ParA family protein — protein sequence MLTIAVMNFKGGVGKTTLSILLANELAQRGHRVLLSDCDPQNSAMAWQSWSKSNLMVERVEKIRPKKTERSDVDMNVLDCPPRYGDQCIAAAIASDVALVPVMPGPLDYAATGLLVETLREANKRRTSPLPALLVANRTMPRSVVSRLLVETLNKLATQVDGARVSKTALPQRTAYVEALMGAWAPLAKEARTPIKALCDEALALAGRK from the coding sequence ATGTTGACCATCGCGGTGATGAACTTCAAAGGCGGCGTAGGGAAGACCACGCTATCGATCTTGCTCGCAAACGAACTCGCGCAACGAGGGCATCGAGTGCTCCTCTCGGATTGTGACCCTCAGAACAGCGCCATGGCGTGGCAGAGTTGGTCGAAGTCGAACCTGATGGTCGAACGCGTCGAGAAGATTCGTCCGAAAAAAACGGAACGCTCCGACGTCGACATGAACGTCCTCGATTGTCCGCCCCGATATGGTGACCAATGCATCGCGGCGGCGATTGCCTCCGACGTGGCCTTGGTGCCCGTCATGCCCGGCCCGCTCGACTATGCCGCTACGGGGCTGCTCGTCGAGACCTTGCGCGAAGCAAATAAGCGCCGAACATCGCCGCTGCCGGCTCTGCTCGTGGCGAATCGAACGATGCCCCGATCCGTCGTGAGCCGTCTGCTCGTCGAGACGCTCAACAAGCTGGCAACGCAAGTCGATGGCGCCCGCGTCTCGAAGACAGCGCTGCCGCAGCGTACTGCCTACGTCGAGGCGCTCATGGGGGCATGGGCACCGCTTGCGAAAGAAGCGCGGACTCCGATTAAAGCATTGTGCGATGAGGCTTTGGCTTTGGCGGGGCGTAAATGA